In one window of Chryseobacterium viscerum DNA:
- a CDS encoding T9SS type A sorting domain-containing protein: protein MKTKECEFIKRHFVLLDSTTGDLCSGIPQQCFKKLNRFLLCSALITVFSSQFSAQSRISEPVNEKPYPADQVVSLYGKERNSFSSDIQRRSAPIELRSKEIKEVLTGQDYFPADLFLNEGAKPPSGHNPQVRHYENQNVIFDGQKHENIRVDEIIDQYTLKNADIDYYYDNAYYLFRDASGNTIATVYYIDRTVGFLKSEYKVVSKGKSLITFPLLVAPNPAKHVINITYQVEKESQASLQIIDMNGRTADTIFSGKQIKSGRHTIQHNINLPAGNYLIQFNAQGQAPVTQKIIVQ, encoded by the coding sequence ATGAAAACAAAAGAGTGCGAATTCATTAAAAGACATTTTGTTTTATTGGATTCAACAACAGGGGATCTATGCTCAGGCATACCACAGCAATGCTTCAAAAAATTGAACCGGTTTTTACTCTGTTCAGCCCTTATTACGGTATTCTCATCTCAATTCAGTGCACAGTCCAGAATCAGTGAGCCTGTGAATGAAAAACCTTACCCGGCTGATCAGGTTGTTTCTTTGTATGGTAAAGAAAGGAATAGCTTTTCCAGCGATATTCAGCGAAGATCAGCTCCTATTGAGCTTCGGTCAAAAGAAATCAAAGAGGTATTAACAGGGCAGGACTATTTCCCTGCTGATCTTTTTTTAAATGAGGGGGCAAAACCTCCTTCCGGACACAATCCTCAGGTTCGCCATTATGAGAACCAGAATGTTATTTTTGACGGACAAAAGCACGAGAACATCCGGGTTGATGAAATCATCGATCAGTACACCTTAAAGAATGCAGATATTGATTACTACTATGACAATGCTTATTATCTCTTCCGTGATGCTTCAGGAAATACTATTGCAACCGTATATTATATTGACCGGACTGTAGGATTTTTAAAATCTGAGTATAAAGTTGTCAGCAAAGGAAAATCCCTTATTACATTTCCTCTGCTTGTCGCTCCCAATCCTGCCAAACATGTGATTAATATTACTTATCAGGTGGAAAAAGAGAGCCAGGCCAGTCTTCAGATCATAGATATGAATGGCCGTACTGCAGATACTATATTCAGCGGTAAGCAGATCAAGAGCGGAAGACATACAATACAGCATAACATCAATCTTCCGGCCGGCAACTATCTGATTCAGTTCAATGCTCAGGGACAGGCGCCTGTAACTCAAAAAATCATTGTTCAATAA
- the mug gene encoding G/U mismatch-specific DNA glycosylase encodes MLTDIIAVHLNVIFCGINPGLKSSNDGHHFSGKSNRFWKVLHQSGFTPYEIEAVNDTSILDYGLGLTTAVARATSRADELSKDEFDDALDTFKIKITAYQPQYVAFLGKAAYKAFSKKKEILWGLQEEDFCGAKVWVLPNTSGLNRGFSLADLVSCYSSFYQAVKNNQNSSHTKSEIQ; translated from the coding sequence ATGTTAACAGACATCATTGCCGTTCATCTTAACGTTATTTTTTGTGGAATCAATCCCGGGTTAAAATCCTCCAATGACGGACATCATTTTTCAGGAAAGAGTAATCGTTTCTGGAAGGTTCTTCATCAGTCAGGTTTTACTCCTTATGAAATTGAAGCAGTGAATGATACATCTATTCTTGATTACGGATTGGGACTCACAACGGCTGTCGCAAGAGCAACCTCCCGCGCTGACGAACTTTCAAAAGATGAGTTTGACGATGCTCTGGACACTTTTAAGATAAAAATAACAGCATATCAACCCCAATATGTGGCCTTTCTCGGCAAAGCTGCTTACAAGGCTTTTTCTAAAAAGAAAGAAATTCTATGGGGGCTGCAGGAAGAAGATTTCTGTGGAGCCAAGGTCTGGGTTTTACCGAATACAAGCGGTTTGAACCGTGGCTTTTCACTTGCTGATCTTGTTTCCTGTTACAGCAGTTTTTATCAGGCTGTTAAAAATAATCAGAACTCATCACATACAAAATCAGAAATACAATAG
- a CDS encoding DMT family transporter, translated as MNWIALIIAGIFEIGWPLGLKLSQQPENNKWSWIIFSIVCMTVSGGFLWYAQKSIPIGTAYAVWTGIGAVGTLLVGILFFQDSASILRLLSALLIVVGIVGLKIF; from the coding sequence ATGAACTGGATTGCATTAATTATCGCAGGAATTTTTGAAATTGGATGGCCTTTAGGACTTAAATTATCTCAACAACCGGAAAATAATAAATGGAGCTGGATCATATTTTCAATCGTATGTATGACCGTTAGCGGCGGATTTCTCTGGTACGCTCAGAAAAGCATCCCTATTGGAACAGCCTATGCAGTATGGACTGGAATTGGTGCTGTAGGAACTTTATTGGTCGGGATTCTGTTTTTCCAGGACTCAGCAAGTATTTTAAGATTGCTCTCTGCATTACTGATTGTTGTAGGAATAGTTGGGCTCAAAATATTTTAA
- a CDS encoding LytR/AlgR family response regulator transcription factor: MTHPASKKYNCIIVEDEPIAAEILESFISRDPELNLIGKCADAVHASNLLSIHEVDLMFLDLHLPVVKGFDFLRKIKNPPLVIVTTAYHQYAVEGYELDIVDYLMKPIPYDRFLTAIGKFKHLMEAEDALLEMSERDYIFINSGKKQVKIILQDIFYIESLREYIHIHTKTETFTFKMPISKIETILNPKMFTRIHKSYIISKGKIEVKSANIIQINGKKLPVGRTYKPLLEI, encoded by the coding sequence ATGACACACCCAGCCTCTAAAAAATACAACTGCATTATTGTAGAAGACGAGCCTATTGCCGCAGAAATTCTGGAAAGTTTTATTTCCAGAGATCCGGAACTGAATCTTATAGGAAAATGTGCAGATGCTGTACATGCCAGTAATCTTTTAAGCATTCATGAGGTTGATCTTATGTTTTTGGACCTCCATCTACCTGTTGTAAAAGGCTTTGACTTTCTGAGAAAAATAAAAAATCCTCCATTAGTTATTGTTACCACGGCCTATCATCAGTATGCGGTGGAAGGCTACGAACTTGATATTGTAGATTATCTGATGAAACCTATTCCTTATGATCGTTTTCTGACTGCTATTGGGAAGTTCAAACATTTAATGGAAGCAGAGGATGCTTTACTGGAAATGTCTGAACGTGATTATATCTTTATCAACAGTGGAAAAAAGCAGGTTAAAATCATTCTGCAGGACATTTTCTACATTGAAAGCTTAAGAGAGTACATTCATATTCATACAAAAACAGAGACTTTCACTTTTAAAATGCCCATTAGCAAAATAGAAACAATTTTAAATCCAAAAATGTTTACCCGTATTCACAAGTCTTACATCATTTCAAAAGGCAAAATAGAAGTCAAGTCAGCCAATATTATTCAGATTAATGGGAAAAAACTTCCTGTGGGGAGGACGTACAAGCCGTTGTTGGAGATTTAA
- a CDS encoding sensor histidine kinase: protein MTHLKSYKISKWQIHLLFWILYYILEVYLDFYWSRYQFPDFKWSIRLVNTLILELGYLLIKIPLAYALLYVFEKVHTNVVFKYILYIFIVITAVLGHRFLTHFIIYPYIYGITETLDGKYPSGFINGYVAFNSFMDLIFMVGLIFGVEITRQKNLLKEQISQLKSEKLDQELTMLKAQINPHFLFNTLNNIYGLALKKADETPDVILQLSKIMRYNIYEAAEKSISLGKDIENIKDFIQIQKIRHRHLTINFTEDIDNPSQEISPLILIQFVENAFKHGVSESLGETFITIDIRLKNGILTYFIENSKEEKLHAHSTKIGQKNIRRQLELLYPQHILSVEDQSDRYSVTLIIDFHDTPSL from the coding sequence ATGACCCACCTGAAATCATACAAAATATCTAAATGGCAGATTCATTTGCTGTTTTGGATATTGTATTATATCCTTGAAGTTTACCTTGACTTTTATTGGTCCAGGTATCAGTTTCCGGATTTCAAATGGTCAATAAGACTTGTGAATACTCTGATCCTGGAGCTAGGATATCTTTTAATTAAAATACCGCTTGCCTATGCTTTGCTGTATGTATTTGAAAAAGTTCATACTAATGTTGTTTTCAAATACATTCTCTATATTTTTATTGTGATCACTGCTGTTTTGGGGCATCGCTTTTTAACGCATTTTATCATTTATCCCTATATTTATGGAATTACAGAAACTTTGGATGGAAAATATCCGTCAGGGTTCATCAATGGCTATGTGGCATTCAATTCTTTTATGGATCTGATTTTTATGGTAGGTCTGATTTTCGGGGTTGAAATTACCCGACAGAAAAATCTTCTGAAAGAACAAATCTCCCAATTAAAGTCTGAAAAGCTGGATCAGGAACTCACGATGCTGAAGGCACAAATCAATCCGCATTTTCTGTTTAATACCCTCAATAATATATATGGACTGGCTCTGAAAAAAGCTGATGAAACTCCAGATGTTATCCTTCAGCTTTCCAAAATAATGCGGTATAATATCTATGAAGCAGCTGAAAAAAGCATTTCTCTCGGCAAGGATATTGAAAACATCAAAGATTTCATACAGATCCAGAAAATCCGCCACCGCCATCTTACCATCAACTTTACTGAAGATATTGACAATCCTTCCCAGGAAATCTCTCCGCTGATTTTGATACAATTTGTAGAAAATGCCTTCAAACATGGCGTTTCTGAAAGTTTAGGCGAAACATTTATAACTATCGATATCCGGTTGAAAAATGGAATTCTTACTTATTTCATAGAAAATTCCAAAGAAGAAAAACTTCATGCACATTCCACAAAAATAGGGCAGAAAAATATCCGGAGACAACTTGAACTGCTTTATCCCCAACACATACTTTCTGTGGAAGATCAAAGTGACCGCTATAGTGTAACATTAATCATAGATTTCCATGACACACCCAGCCTCTAA
- a CDS encoding DoxX family protein, with protein sequence MKKSFFLRMGLSAILLMHSVISIFSGDVNHFGHDYLDSIGFSPIGIYIAWIVKLTHLFSVVLLWFDQYIKPVAIANILIFIFGIYFVHWQNGWFVVGGGTNGIEFNILLIFSFLNLVYPEIYLKRAT encoded by the coding sequence ATGAAAAAGAGTTTCTTCCTTCGTATGGGGCTGTCAGCAATATTACTGATGCATAGCGTGATTTCTATTTTTAGTGGAGATGTTAATCATTTCGGACATGATTACCTGGACAGTATAGGATTCAGTCCTATTGGAATTTACATAGCATGGATTGTAAAACTTACTCATCTTTTCTCTGTGGTATTACTTTGGTTTGACCAATATATAAAGCCGGTGGCTATAGCTAATATTCTCATTTTTATTTTTGGAATTTATTTCGTTCACTGGCAAAATGGCTGGTTTGTAGTGGGAGGAGGAACCAATGGAATAGAGTTCAATATCTTGCTGATCTTCAGCTTTCTGAACCTTGTGTACCCTGAAATTTATTTAAAAAGGGCCACGTGA
- a CDS encoding TlpA family protein disulfide reductase, translated as MKIGFTLLFLMIFSGTVMAQSTIEIGKKAPEITMNRADGTSFALSTLKGKVVLIDFWATWCAPCVEEQPELKTFYDTYSEQVKNNKFEILGVSLDKNKESWQKAIDRFNIQWIQISDLKFWKSPVAKLYEIDELPFNIIIDGQGTILAKNLHGKDLEEFLKKTLSQN; from the coding sequence ATGAAGATTGGTTTTACGCTATTATTTTTAATGATTTTCTCAGGGACTGTTATGGCCCAAAGTACAATAGAAATAGGGAAGAAGGCTCCTGAAATTACTATGAACAGGGCAGACGGAACCTCATTTGCTCTTTCAACATTAAAAGGCAAAGTAGTTCTGATCGATTTCTGGGCTACCTGGTGTGCTCCCTGTGTAGAAGAACAGCCTGAGCTGAAAACATTTTATGATACCTATTCTGAACAGGTAAAAAATAATAAGTTTGAAATTCTGGGGGTTTCTTTAGACAAAAATAAGGAAAGCTGGCAGAAAGCAATTGACAGATTTAATATCCAATGGATACAGATCAGTGATTTAAAATTCTGGAAAAGTCCTGTCGCAAAACTTTACGAAATTGATGAGCTTCCTTTTAATATCATTATCGACGGACAGGGAACAATTCTAGCCAAAAATCTTCATGGCAAAGATCTGGAGGAGTTTTTAAAGAAAACTTTAAGTCAGAATTAA
- a CDS encoding FAD-binding dehydrogenase translates to MEETFKPDAIIIGSGLAGLTAAMEITNAGKKVLLLDQETEQNIGGQAFWSFGGLFLINSPQQRRVGIKDSYELALQDWKGTAGFDRPEDYWPRQWAEAYLKFASGEKYEYISKLGIKLMFMVGWAERGDGSATGHGNSVPRFHVSWGTGTGVVKPFVEKAYKAKEKGLLEMKFRHRVTELLVENGKIKGLKGDILENDTKERGAETNRNVISTFEYTATNIIIASGGIGANHELVRKNWPERLGKAPENMVCGVPAYVDGKMIGIAENAGAHIINRDRMWHYTEGLQNWNPIWPNHGIRILPGPSSLWFDAEGKRLPAPFLPGFDTLGTLQYIQETGFSYSWFILTQKIIKKEFALSGSEQNPDITNKDYSLFLKRIFGKKAPGPVEAFKEHGKDFIVSDNLEDLVKRMNELAGNNLLKYEKIKSQIEARDRELDNKFSKDTQVNYIRNTRNYLGDKLGRVAAPHKILAPENGPLIAVRLNILTRKTLGGIKTNLDGQVLNDNDSIIEGLYAAGEAAGFGGGGMHGYRALEGTFLGGCIFSGMKAGKYIAGLKIK, encoded by the coding sequence ATGGAAGAAACATTTAAGCCTGATGCCATCATTATAGGAAGCGGACTGGCAGGGCTTACTGCCGCGATGGAGATTACCAATGCCGGAAAAAAAGTACTCCTTTTGGATCAGGAAACTGAGCAGAACATAGGTGGGCAGGCATTCTGGTCATTCGGTGGTTTGTTTCTCATCAATTCACCCCAGCAAAGAAGAGTGGGAATCAAAGATTCTTATGAACTGGCACTTCAGGACTGGAAAGGGACTGCAGGTTTTGATCGTCCGGAGGATTACTGGCCTCGTCAATGGGCAGAAGCTTACCTGAAATTTGCTTCCGGTGAAAAATATGAATACATTTCCAAATTAGGGATCAAGCTGATGTTTATGGTTGGCTGGGCAGAACGTGGTGACGGTTCAGCAACAGGACACGGAAATTCGGTACCTCGTTTTCATGTAAGTTGGGGAACTGGTACAGGCGTAGTAAAACCTTTCGTAGAAAAAGCGTACAAAGCTAAGGAAAAAGGATTGCTGGAGATGAAGTTCAGGCACAGAGTGACAGAATTACTGGTGGAAAATGGAAAAATAAAAGGCCTCAAAGGTGATATTCTGGAAAATGATACTAAAGAAAGAGGAGCTGAGACTAATAGAAATGTTATCTCAACATTTGAATATACAGCTACAAACATCATCATCGCTTCCGGTGGAATTGGTGCCAATCATGAGCTGGTAAGGAAAAACTGGCCCGAAAGACTTGGAAAAGCACCGGAAAATATGGTCTGCGGTGTTCCTGCCTATGTAGATGGCAAAATGATTGGTATTGCAGAAAATGCAGGAGCTCATATTATCAACCGTGATAGAATGTGGCATTACACAGAAGGTTTACAAAACTGGAATCCCATATGGCCCAACCACGGAATCCGGATATTACCAGGACCTTCTTCTTTATGGTTTGATGCTGAAGGAAAACGGCTCCCTGCTCCTTTTCTTCCCGGATTTGATACATTGGGAACTTTACAATATATACAGGAAACCGGGTTTTCTTACTCGTGGTTTATCCTCACTCAGAAAATTATCAAAAAGGAATTTGCTCTTTCAGGTTCAGAACAGAATCCGGATATTACCAATAAGGACTACTCTCTTTTTCTGAAAAGAATTTTCGGTAAAAAAGCCCCCGGTCCTGTAGAAGCTTTTAAGGAACATGGAAAAGACTTTATTGTATCGGATAATCTGGAAGATCTGGTTAAAAGAATGAATGAACTGGCCGGAAATAACCTGTTGAAATATGAAAAAATAAAATCTCAGATTGAAGCCAGGGACAGAGAATTAGACAATAAATTTTCAAAAGATACCCAGGTTAATTATATCCGGAATACCCGGAATTATTTAGGAGATAAACTTGGACGTGTAGCGGCTCCTCATAAGATTTTAGCCCCGGAAAACGGACCTTTAATTGCTGTAAGGCTCAATATTCTGACCCGTAAAACTTTGGGTGGTATTAAAACCAATCTGGATGGTCAGGTATTAAATGATAACGACAGTATTATTGAAGGACTGTATGCTGCAGGAGAAGCGGCTGGTTTTGGCGGTGGCGGAATGCATGGTTACAGAGCATTGGAAGGAACATTTTTAGGAGGCTGTATTTTTTCAGGAATGAAAGCCGGAAAATATATTGCGGGCTTAAAAATTAAATAA
- a CDS encoding SDR family oxidoreductase — MSSYFDHKVIWVTGASSGIGEALVKSLAKNSNAKIILSSRKEEQLHLVAERAGLNTDRYAVIPLDLKNYKDMPAIAAKASEQFGKIDILINNAGLSQRSLAMETDIEVDKQLIDVDYIGTVALTKATVPYMINNKGGQIAVVSSLMGIFGAPMRSGYAGAKHALHGFFDALRAELFSQNIMITIICPGFIQTDISVNAVTGDGSSQGTMDDATENGMPVDIFAKKMLYAIEKQKKQKAIGGKEVMAVYLKRFFPNLLAKIVRKAKVV, encoded by the coding sequence ATGAGCAGTTATTTCGATCATAAAGTGATTTGGGTTACCGGAGCATCATCAGGTATCGGAGAAGCCCTGGTAAAAAGTCTGGCAAAGAACAGCAACGCCAAAATAATCCTTTCGTCAAGAAAAGAAGAACAGTTACATTTGGTGGCTGAAAGAGCAGGATTGAATACAGACCGGTATGCGGTGATTCCTTTAGACCTGAAAAATTATAAAGATATGCCTGCCATTGCAGCGAAAGCATCAGAACAGTTTGGAAAGATTGATATTCTGATTAACAATGCCGGACTATCTCAACGTTCTTTAGCGATGGAAACAGATATTGAAGTAGATAAACAGCTGATAGATGTTGATTATATCGGAACGGTGGCCCTTACTAAAGCAACTGTACCTTATATGATTAATAATAAGGGAGGGCAGATTGCCGTTGTATCCAGTCTTATGGGAATATTCGGCGCTCCTATGCGAAGTGGGTATGCCGGAGCAAAGCATGCTTTACATGGTTTTTTCGATGCTTTACGGGCAGAATTATTCAGTCAGAATATAATGATAACAATTATTTGTCCGGGGTTTATACAAACAGATATTTCTGTTAATGCTGTTACCGGGGACGGTTCATCACAAGGTACAATGGATGATGCCACGGAAAATGGAATGCCTGTAGATATTTTTGCAAAAAAAATGCTCTATGCCATTGAAAAACAGAAAAAACAAAAAGCCATAGGGGGTAAAGAAGTAATGGCGGTTTATCTGAAGAGATTCTTTCCAAATTTATTGGCAAAAATAGTTCGTAAGGCGAAAGTCGTATAA
- a CDS encoding phosphatase PAP2 family protein has translation MMMYILVLSSALSTIHAQNTNDTIEVQKPVQDSMISTEIQKSKLNYKSLIIPTAFIAYGVAGLTMNNLKQLNISTKVEINEHQPTQIKLDNYTQYAPAVIVYGLNAAGIKGKHNLRDRTIIYASSQLIAAAFTMPLKYLVKEERPDRSNTLSFPSGHSATAFSSAQFMFREYKDSNFWLSISGYPFAIFTGVYRMLNDKHWLGDVVAGAGFGILSTELAYWLFPRIDNLLRGKNKSKNTLSSTMVMPFYQNKIVGIGLVKTF, from the coding sequence ATGATGATGTATATCTTGGTTTTGAGTTCAGCTTTAAGCACAATCCATGCTCAGAATACAAATGACACGATTGAAGTTCAGAAACCTGTACAGGACAGTATGATCTCTACAGAAATTCAAAAAAGCAAACTGAATTATAAAAGTCTGATCATTCCTACAGCATTCATTGCCTATGGAGTAGCAGGTTTGACGATGAATAATCTGAAGCAGCTTAATATCTCTACAAAAGTTGAGATCAATGAACACCAGCCTACACAAATAAAACTGGATAATTATACCCAATATGCCCCTGCAGTCATAGTATATGGCCTGAATGCAGCGGGAATAAAAGGGAAGCATAACCTGAGAGACCGTACTATCATTTATGCTTCTTCACAACTGATTGCGGCAGCCTTTACAATGCCTTTAAAGTACCTTGTAAAAGAGGAAAGACCGGACAGATCGAATACTTTATCTTTTCCGTCAGGACATTCCGCTACAGCATTTTCTTCAGCACAGTTTATGTTCAGGGAATATAAAGACAGTAATTTCTGGCTGAGCATTTCAGGATATCCGTTTGCTATTTTCACAGGGGTATACAGAATGCTTAATGATAAGCACTGGCTGGGGGACGTTGTGGCAGGAGCCGGATTTGGAATTCTTTCTACTGAACTCGCCTATTGGCTGTTCCCAAGAATTGACAATTTATTACGGGGGAAAAATAAGAGTAAAAATACCTTATCGTCTACGATGGTAATGCCATTTTATCAGAATAAAATTGTAGGAATAGGGCTGGTAAAAACCTTCTGA
- a CDS encoding TonB-dependent receptor, translated as MNKTALLFFPTCMAISSLVSAQTASVTASGRITNKDKAAIPYAHIILRKEKDSTFTAGTITNEEGRFSITGIKPDHYLLEASITGYNTYTQPIFIGSLSEFLEIPTIELAQKQENETKIEAITITASKKNEIDSRLDKKTYSVADNISQSGGSVLQSMQNLPGITVQDGKVQLRGNDKVTVLIDGKQTALTGFGSQTGLDNIPASAIDKIEIINNPSSKYDANGNAGIINIIMKKNKQNGWNGKAGFTTGLGSLWVRKENLPTIRPQYTLTPKINPSLSVNYRKNKVNIFLQADNLYTETLNKNEFVTRTYDNGTVINSQLKRNRNTNFFTTKAGIDWTIDPQNTLTISGMYGSEKIIDRGDQPFFNGDMSQRLRLWQFLEDELKTTVMGTASYQHKFKDAGHVLNVGFNYTFHREDEKYFYDNYLPSSTGTDAFKLLSDEQVYDFNVDYVKPLKYGRIETGIKLRNRSIPTNMNFMPGANSVLDASAGGKADYKEFIPAVYGNYVFENEKWEAELGLRLEYVKIQYDVNPNHPTYKSDGYNYTQPFPNFRLAYKLDDRNKFSVFYNRRVDRPNEVDIRIFPKYDDAEIIKVGNPALRPQFTNSIELGYKHNWDNGYLYSALYHRFANGTITRISSIVPNSTLIYAIFQNAGKSYNTGLETIWNQKISDVYSFNVNGNLYRNQINAFTVENLYPKPNTFSADRQTAISGNIKMNNVFHFSKGLDMQFTLVYLAPDIIPQGKIKSRFSMDAGVKKAIQKGKGELFLNATDLLNTMVIRKSVQGSGFAYTSNDYYETQVIRLGYSYKF; from the coding sequence ATGAATAAAACAGCCTTGTTATTTTTTCCAACCTGTATGGCAATTTCTTCCCTTGTTTCAGCGCAGACAGCTTCTGTAACGGCATCTGGAAGAATCACCAATAAAGATAAAGCAGCAATACCTTACGCCCATATTATTTTAAGAAAAGAAAAAGACAGCACTTTTACAGCCGGAACCATTACCAATGAAGAAGGACGATTTTCCATTACAGGTATAAAGCCGGACCACTATCTTCTGGAAGCTTCCATCACAGGATATAATACATACACACAGCCTATTTTTATAGGAAGTCTTTCAGAGTTTCTTGAAATCCCCACTATTGAACTGGCTCAAAAACAGGAAAATGAAACCAAAATAGAAGCCATCACTATTACCGCTTCTAAAAAGAATGAAATAGACAGCCGCCTTGATAAAAAAACCTATTCTGTAGCAGACAATATCAGCCAAAGTGGCGGATCAGTATTACAAAGCATGCAGAACCTTCCCGGAATTACCGTACAGGACGGTAAAGTACAGTTGAGAGGAAATGATAAAGTAACGGTACTTATTGACGGTAAACAGACTGCTCTCACCGGGTTTGGAAGCCAGACAGGACTGGACAATATTCCGGCTTCTGCCATTGATAAAATTGAAATCATCAACAATCCTTCCTCAAAATATGATGCGAATGGAAATGCGGGAATCATCAATATTATCATGAAAAAGAATAAACAGAACGGATGGAACGGAAAAGCAGGATTCACAACAGGTTTAGGTTCACTTTGGGTAAGAAAAGAAAACCTTCCCACAATAAGACCTCAATACACACTAACACCTAAAATAAATCCATCACTGTCTGTTAATTACAGAAAAAATAAAGTGAATATATTTTTACAGGCTGATAATCTATATACCGAAACCCTTAATAAAAATGAGTTTGTAACCCGTACTTATGATAATGGAACTGTTATCAATTCTCAGCTGAAAAGAAACAGAAACACAAATTTCTTCACCACTAAAGCAGGTATAGACTGGACTATTGATCCGCAAAATACATTAACCATTTCAGGAATGTATGGAAGCGAAAAGATCATCGACAGGGGAGACCAGCCGTTTTTCAATGGAGATATGTCCCAGCGTCTCCGCCTGTGGCAGTTTCTGGAAGACGAACTGAAAACAACCGTAATGGGAACCGCTTCTTATCAGCATAAATTCAAAGATGCCGGACATGTTTTGAATGTAGGATTTAATTATACTTTCCACAGAGAGGATGAAAAGTATTTCTATGATAATTATCTTCCTTCTTCCACAGGAACTGATGCCTTCAAATTATTATCTGATGAACAGGTTTACGATTTCAACGTAGATTATGTAAAACCTTTAAAATACGGCCGAATAGAAACCGGAATTAAACTAAGAAACAGAAGCATTCCTACCAATATGAATTTTATGCCCGGTGCCAACTCTGTGCTGGATGCTTCTGCAGGAGGAAAAGCCGATTATAAAGAATTTATTCCTGCAGTGTACGGAAATTATGTTTTTGAAAATGAAAAATGGGAAGCTGAACTGGGATTGAGGCTGGAATATGTGAAAATTCAATATGACGTAAATCCTAACCATCCAACATATAAAAGTGACGGATACAACTATACGCAGCCATTTCCTAATTTCAGACTTGCTTATAAACTTGATGACCGCAATAAGTTCTCTGTATTTTACAATAGAAGAGTAGACCGTCCTAATGAAGTCGACATCCGTATTTTTCCAAAGTATGATGATGCAGAAATCATTAAGGTAGGAAATCCGGCACTGCGCCCTCAGTTTACAAACTCTATTGAACTTGGATATAAACACAATTGGGATAACGGATACCTGTATTCTGCATTATACCACCGCTTTGCCAATGGAACCATAACAAGAATTTCAAGCATTGTTCCGAACAGCACTCTTATTTATGCCATATTCCAGAATGCCGGAAAAAGCTATAATACAGGGTTGGAAACGATATGGAATCAAAAGATATCTGATGTATACTCCTTTAATGTCAATGGAAATCTATATCGTAATCAGATCAATGCATTTACTGTAGAAAACCTGTATCCAAAGCCTAATACTTTTTCCGCAGACCGGCAGACTGCCATCTCAGGAAATATCAAGATGAACAACGTTTTTCATTTTTCAAAAGGGTTGGATATGCAATTTACGCTGGTGTATCTGGCACCGGATATTATTCCACAGGGAAAAATAAAATCCAGGTTTTCTATGGATGCAGGTGTGAAAAAAGCCATTCAGAAGGGGAAAGGCGAATTATTCTTAAATGCCACAGATTTACTCAACACAATGGTCATCAGAAAGTCTGTTCAGGGCAGCGGGTTTGCTTATACCAGCAATGATTATTATGAAACCCAGGTGATCCGGCTGGGGTACAGCTATAAATTTTAA